Proteins encoded within one genomic window of Chloroflexota bacterium:
- a CDS encoding inorganic phosphate transporter produces MDHLALLLLALALCFVAGANDGSTLIALNLTNKAIGPFASIVLLAAVIALEPFVLGTAVATTVAHGLVSFAGQGGVQDVLIAVLVTLGVIVVLSRAGLPTSLTLALVGSIVGVGLATGRPVSWTTVRSALVVGVAAPVVSAFVGWCVARWLGHVPWRAEVRRQTRVLHGGAFVLQAVAYAANDAQKLFAVAALATAGATGTVSVEPASQIAIAVMFSLGILVGIRRYAGRLADRVMPVRETHAIAAKLGASASVLASAAIGLPVSMTQSATAGLVGAGMSEAITRVRWPRTVPIVGAWLVTLPAATVAAIVVVVAFQTVR; encoded by the coding sequence GTGGACCATCTGGCCCTGCTCCTGCTCGCCCTCGCCCTGTGCTTCGTGGCGGGCGCCAACGACGGCTCGACGCTCATCGCCCTCAACCTGACCAACAAGGCGATCGGTCCGTTCGCCTCGATCGTGCTCCTCGCCGCGGTGATCGCCCTCGAGCCGTTCGTCCTCGGCACCGCAGTCGCCACGACGGTCGCCCACGGGCTCGTCTCCTTCGCGGGCCAGGGTGGCGTGCAGGATGTCCTCATCGCCGTGCTCGTGACGCTCGGCGTCATCGTCGTCCTGAGCCGGGCCGGACTGCCCACGAGCCTCACCCTCGCGCTTGTGGGGAGCATCGTCGGTGTCGGCCTGGCGACGGGTCGCCCGGTGTCGTGGACCACGGTGCGGTCGGCACTCGTGGTCGGGGTCGCTGCGCCCGTGGTGAGCGCGTTCGTCGGCTGGTGCGTCGCCCGCTGGCTGGGCCATGTTCCGTGGCGAGCGGAGGTCCGGCGCCAGACGAGGGTGCTGCACGGCGGAGCGTTCGTCCTCCAGGCCGTTGCCTATGCGGCGAACGATGCCCAGAAGCTCTTCGCCGTCGCGGCCCTGGCGACGGCTGGCGCGACCGGCACGGTCAGCGTCGAGCCCGCGTCCCAGATCGCCATCGCCGTGATGTTCAGCCTCGGCATCCTCGTCGGGATCCGGCGCTACGCCGGCCGACTGGCCGACCGGGTCATGCCGGTGCGGGAGACCCACGCGATCGCGGCCAAGCTCGGGGCCTCCGCTTCCGTTCTCGCGTCCGCGGCGATCGGCCTGCCGGTGTCCATGACGCAGTCCGCGACCGCCGGCCTGGTGGGAGCGGGGATGAGCGAGGCGATCACGCGCGTGCGGTGGCCGCGCACCGTGCCGATCGTCGGCGCCTGGCTCGTCACCCTGCCGGCGGCGACGGTCGCCGCGATCGTCGTGGTCGTCGCATTCCAGACGGTCCGATGA
- a CDS encoding DUF47 family protein — MKFQLAGLISDLRGQTNHRFVDLLGEHLDETRAAAELAGRAVRGDIAPAEANAAMIEVEHRGDDLRRDLARLLSTTLITPIDREDISRISRSIDDVLDNLRDFLLEFQMFAPDDQGVLEPVLEAVIGAIAELRLAISVIVAEPGAIMDRSVRAKKAGNEIRRRYEVQLAAIFSGALSMDVLKLRELLRRLDVVGLRVGEAANALSDAAVKRSEG; from the coding sequence ATGAAGTTCCAGCTGGCCGGTCTGATCAGCGACCTTCGGGGGCAGACGAACCACCGCTTCGTCGACCTGCTCGGGGAGCACCTCGATGAGACCCGGGCGGCGGCCGAGCTCGCCGGACGCGCTGTTCGTGGCGACATCGCCCCAGCAGAAGCGAACGCCGCCATGATCGAGGTCGAACACCGGGGCGACGACCTTCGACGCGACCTCGCCCGTCTGCTCTCGACCACGCTCATCACGCCGATCGATCGCGAGGACATCTCGCGCATCTCGCGCTCCATCGACGACGTTCTCGACAACCTCCGCGACTTCCTCCTGGAGTTCCAGATGTTCGCGCCCGACGACCAGGGGGTCCTCGAGCCGGTGCTCGAGGCGGTCATCGGCGCGATCGCCGAGCTGCGGCTCGCGATCTCGGTCATCGTCGCCGAGCCGGGCGCGATCATGGACCGGTCTGTCCGCGCGAAGAAGGCCGGGAACGAGATCCGGCGGCGCTATGAAGTCCAGCTCGCCGCGATCTTCAGCGGAGCGCTGTCGATGGACGTCCTCAAGCTCCGGGAGCTGCTCCGCCGCCTCGATGTGGTGGGCCTGAGGGTCGGCGAGGCCGCGAACGCTCTCTCCGATGCGGCGGTCAAGCGAAGCGAAGGCTGA
- a CDS encoding extracellular solute-binding protein has product MDNERDLYVLAAAGRISRRDLLKGAALLGLSGAAVSALLAACSSPAATTPPSVAAVSAAPSVASAAPASVAATPAASRTLAGTLSLYSSTDTAQQVADAFAKATGVKVNNYNDDAGVVLARIEAEAGHPQADVYLLSDAEGTAGLGQQGRLQAYLSPARSTMSSLALQVSDTSGLFTAAGLSGAGPFTYNTKKLTAATAPKDWPDLLDPRFKDQIAMTDPAFSGPSYGAIFGILQRMGDTAGWTYIQGLFSNGMKVFKTNTPTLAAVTSGGRSIALAQDSATYYDVVAQSAPLAVAYPTSGTVLQGDVIGIEAKASNLDAAQAFVDYVLSAAGQTTEIGDAVSGKGVSGDAWIIPVQPGVAQNSARISSGINWTIIDLQQAASQEASIKGRFKSLAGS; this is encoded by the coding sequence ATGGACAACGAGCGCGATCTCTATGTCCTCGCGGCAGCGGGCCGGATCAGTCGTCGGGACCTCCTCAAGGGAGCGGCACTCCTCGGTCTGAGCGGGGCGGCGGTCTCAGCGCTGCTGGCGGCGTGTTCGTCACCGGCGGCGACGACCCCACCCTCCGTCGCGGCCGTCAGCGCTGCACCGTCCGTCGCGAGTGCGGCGCCCGCCTCCGTCGCCGCGACGCCGGCCGCGAGCCGGACCCTCGCCGGTACGCTGTCGCTCTACAGCTCGACGGATACGGCGCAGCAGGTCGCGGATGCCTTCGCCAAGGCGACCGGGGTGAAGGTCAACAACTACAACGACGATGCCGGCGTGGTCCTCGCCCGGATCGAGGCGGAAGCCGGACATCCGCAGGCGGACGTCTACCTGCTGTCCGACGCCGAGGGCACCGCCGGGCTCGGCCAGCAGGGTCGGCTCCAGGCGTACCTGTCGCCAGCCCGCAGCACGATGTCGTCGCTCGCGCTCCAGGTGAGCGACACGAGCGGCTTGTTCACGGCTGCCGGCCTCAGCGGGGCCGGCCCATTCACCTACAACACGAAGAAGCTCACCGCGGCGACCGCACCCAAGGACTGGCCGGACCTGCTCGATCCGCGTTTCAAGGATCAGATCGCGATGACGGACCCGGCCTTCAGTGGGCCGTCGTACGGCGCGATCTTCGGCATCCTCCAGCGGATGGGCGACACGGCCGGCTGGACCTACATCCAGGGCCTGTTCTCGAACGGCATGAAGGTCTTCAAGACGAATACGCCGACCCTTGCTGCCGTGACGTCCGGGGGGCGGAGCATCGCCCTCGCCCAGGACTCGGCGACCTACTATGACGTCGTCGCCCAGAGCGCACCGCTGGCGGTGGCCTACCCGACGAGCGGCACCGTCCTCCAGGGGGACGTGATCGGGATCGAGGCCAAGGCGAGCAACCTCGACGCAGCGCAGGCGTTCGTCGACTACGTCCTGTCGGCGGCCGGCCAGACGACGGAGATCGGCGACGCGGTCAGCGGCAAGGGCGTGTCCGGTGACGCCTGGATCATCCCGGTCCAGCCCGGCGTGGCCCAGAACTCCGCCCGCATCTCGAGCGGCATCAACTGGACCATCATCGACCTGCAGCAGGCCGCCTCGCAGGAGGCATCGATCAAGGGACGCTTCAAGTCGCTCGCGGGATCATGA
- a CDS encoding iron ABC transporter permease translates to MSAVTPSRTLVGTISRWRTQRGLDRLAILVAMGSLAVLIVFPLVELLQQAIIPAGQSVLQPFRDTFATPGNYVAIVDSVGIGLAVCAASALIGVPLAILLTRTDIPGRRLFEALVWVDFFTPSYLIALGWTALMQQGGFLDLMLGQTNPLMGVFFGPIGIAVVLTFKLFPFVYLATSAGVQVVGAEYEEAARVAGASRLRAWLAIVVPMLRPAVLAGLILVFAEVVSDFGIAATIGQQAGFPLMTLEIYNYVSSWPINYPLAAAMSSFLVLSMGAALGVQSLLLRRRSFQVITGRGRAPTRVRLGRWRWPATAIVSLLFALALGAPFGASIVISLMHNIGLGLVASNFSLQNYADVLGDLNTGVGALWRSVQLAVEAATLTSLLSLVVTYMIYRWEGIGRLMLNQLTVVAMVVPSIVMAAGYVFAFNQDWLFSLGISIYGTMFLLLMSYIGQQVSMAVRLHLGAIQQVSGSLMDAAQVAGAGVVTLLLRILLPLLRKAIVSVWLLTFVIVMFDLAMSEMLYPPGEPTLGVALIKKFGDLGNIGTGTAMMMLAILIVLAMVVAVNFVFRGGFGTAVTEDLAPGIKERR, encoded by the coding sequence ATGAGCGCGGTCACCCCTTCGCGGACCCTCGTCGGCACCATCTCGCGGTGGCGAACGCAGCGGGGGCTCGATCGCCTCGCGATCCTCGTGGCGATGGGGAGCCTCGCGGTCCTCATCGTCTTCCCGCTCGTCGAGCTGCTCCAGCAGGCGATCATCCCGGCCGGGCAGAGCGTCCTCCAGCCGTTCCGCGACACGTTCGCCACGCCCGGCAACTATGTCGCCATCGTGGACTCGGTCGGGATCGGCCTCGCCGTCTGCGCCGCCTCGGCGCTCATCGGGGTGCCCCTCGCGATCCTCCTGACCCGGACGGATATCCCGGGCCGGCGGCTCTTCGAGGCCCTCGTCTGGGTCGACTTCTTCACCCCGTCCTACCTCATCGCCCTCGGCTGGACTGCCCTCATGCAGCAGGGCGGCTTCCTCGACCTCATGCTCGGTCAGACGAATCCGCTCATGGGCGTCTTCTTCGGACCGATCGGGATCGCCGTCGTCCTCACCTTCAAGCTGTTCCCGTTCGTCTATCTCGCAACAAGCGCCGGGGTCCAGGTCGTCGGCGCGGAATACGAGGAGGCGGCCCGCGTCGCTGGGGCGAGCCGCCTTCGGGCATGGCTGGCGATCGTGGTGCCGATGCTCCGACCGGCGGTGCTGGCCGGCCTCATCCTCGTCTTCGCGGAGGTCGTCTCCGACTTCGGCATCGCGGCGACGATCGGACAGCAGGCGGGGTTCCCGCTCATGACGCTCGAGATCTACAACTACGTCTCGTCGTGGCCGATCAACTATCCCCTCGCCGCGGCGATGTCGTCCTTCCTCGTCCTCAGCATGGGTGCCGCGCTCGGGGTCCAGTCGCTCCTTCTGCGTCGTCGCTCGTTCCAGGTCATCACGGGCAGGGGGCGAGCCCCGACCCGTGTCCGACTCGGACGCTGGCGCTGGCCGGCAACGGCGATCGTCAGCCTCCTCTTCGCCCTCGCCCTCGGCGCGCCGTTCGGCGCGTCCATCGTCATCTCGCTCATGCACAACATCGGCCTCGGCCTCGTCGCGAGCAACTTCAGCCTGCAGAACTACGCGGACGTGCTCGGCGATCTCAACACCGGCGTCGGGGCCCTCTGGCGGAGTGTCCAGCTGGCGGTCGAGGCGGCCACCCTGACAAGCCTGCTCAGTCTCGTCGTGACCTACATGATCTACCGCTGGGAGGGGATCGGGCGGCTCATGCTCAACCAGCTGACGGTCGTGGCGATGGTCGTCCCGAGCATCGTCATGGCTGCGGGCTACGTGTTCGCGTTCAACCAGGACTGGCTCTTCAGCCTCGGCATCTCGATCTACGGAACGATGTTCCTGCTCCTCATGAGCTACATCGGCCAGCAGGTCTCGATGGCCGTCCGACTCCATCTCGGTGCCATCCAGCAGGTGTCCGGATCGCTCATGGACGCGGCACAGGTCGCGGGAGCGGGCGTCGTGACGCTCCTCCTCCGCATCCTCCTGCCGCTCCTCCGCAAGGCCATCGTCTCGGTCTGGCTGCTGACGTTCGTCATCGTCATGTTCGACCTGGCGATGTCCGAGATGCTCTATCCACCGGGCGAGCCGACGCTCGGGGTGGCCCTCATCAAGAAGTTCGGCGACCTCGGCAACATCGGCACCGGGACGGCGATGATGATGCTCGCGATCCTCATCGTCCTCGCGATGGTCGTCGCCGTGAACTTCGTGTTCCGGGGCGGGTTCGGAACGGCGGTGACCGAGGATCTGGCACCAGGCATCAAGGAGCGTCGGTAA
- a CDS encoding ABC transporter ATP-binding protein, giving the protein MDVTVESLARSFGTVEAVRDVSFAVPSGTVTTLLGPSGCGKTTTLRCLAGLTTPSAGTIRFGDRIVYSSDRRINVPPEQRRLGMIFQDFALWPHMRVRDNVAFGLRLRHLPKAEIERRVMDALALVRLDDHARRFPFELSGGQQQRVAVARAIVTEPELLLLDEPLSSLDTSLREEMRRELVSVIDRLGITAVLVTHDHIEALTMSSLIVVMNGGRIEQIGSPDEIYRRPANLFVAGFLGTVNVLTGEATQVDGGYRVSGGDWSVIGTAPRPVGGTAHAVLRPSALRILAPGDDASVNHLVGTVRGAAYHGDRWQYDVQTTGGIELRLLSEAAIPGGSEVRLGFGVADCVIVPSTPVS; this is encoded by the coding sequence ATGGACGTCACCGTCGAGTCGCTCGCTCGGTCGTTCGGAACGGTCGAAGCCGTCCGGGACGTGTCGTTCGCCGTGCCCTCGGGCACCGTGACGACCCTCCTCGGACCCTCCGGCTGCGGCAAGACGACGACCCTCCGCTGCCTGGCCGGCCTCACGACCCCCTCGGCCGGCACGATCCGGTTCGGCGATCGGATCGTGTACTCGTCGGATCGGCGGATCAATGTCCCTCCGGAGCAACGACGGCTCGGCATGATCTTCCAGGACTTCGCCCTCTGGCCGCACATGCGGGTCCGTGACAACGTCGCGTTCGGACTGCGGCTCCGGCACCTGCCGAAGGCCGAGATCGAGCGGCGGGTGATGGACGCGCTCGCGCTCGTGCGACTCGACGACCACGCCCGTCGATTCCCCTTCGAGCTCTCAGGCGGCCAGCAGCAGCGCGTCGCCGTCGCCCGGGCCATCGTCACCGAGCCTGAGCTCCTCCTCCTCGACGAGCCGTTGAGCAGCCTCGACACGAGCCTTCGCGAGGAGATGCGTCGCGAACTCGTGTCGGTCATCGACCGCCTCGGCATCACGGCGGTCCTCGTCACCCACGACCACATCGAGGCATTGACGATGTCGAGCCTCATCGTCGTCATGAACGGCGGCCGGATCGAACAGATCGGGTCCCCCGACGAGATCTACCGGCGCCCGGCCAACCTGTTCGTCGCCGGCTTCCTCGGCACCGTCAACGTGCTGACCGGGGAGGCCACCCAGGTGGACGGCGGATACCGGGTGAGCGGGGGCGACTGGAGCGTCATCGGGACCGCGCCCCGTCCCGTCGGTGGGACGGCCCACGCCGTCCTCCGGCCGTCCGCGCTGCGGATCCTCGCGCCGGGCGACGACGCCTCCGTCAATCACCTCGTCGGGACAGTACGGGGGGCTGCCTACCATGGGGATCGCTGGCAGTACGACGTGCAGACGACCGGCGGGATCGAGCTCCGGCTCCTCTCCGAGGCGGCGATCCCCGGCGGAAGCGAGGTTCGCCTCGGGTTCGGCGTCGCCGACTGCGTGATCGTCCCATCCACCCCGGTCAGTTGA
- a CDS encoding catalase, which yields MSDQPYVTTTDAGIPAASDEHSLTAGPDGPILLQDHYLIQKMAQFNRERVPERVVHAKGGGAFGHFEVTEDVSQWCKADFLRKGRRTDVLVRFSTVAGESGYADTVRDPRGFAMKFYTEEGNYDLVGNNTPVFFIRDPQKFQDFIHSQKRRADTHTRDNDMQWDFWTLSPESAHQVTVLMSDRGIPRTWRNMNGYSSHAFLWQNAGGTKFWVKYHFKTDQGIEYFTDADAKAMTAEDPDHHLRDLHQAIARNDHPSWTLEMQVMPFENAADYRFNPFDLTKIWPHADYPPITIGRFVLDRNPENYFAEIEQAAFEPANMVPGIGPSPDKMLLGRLFSYPDTHRHRIGTNYLELPVNRPHAPVHSYNRDGAMRYDNPGDPVYAPNSAGGPKADPRYAEPGWGVAGEVVRAAYTMHAEDDDFGQPGTLYRRVLDDAARERLVTNISNHLKGGVSGAVLTRALDYWRSVDRDLGDRVARGVGETVPAGAA from the coding sequence ATGTCCGATCAACCGTACGTCACCACCACGGACGCGGGCATCCCCGCGGCGAGCGATGAGCACTCGCTGACCGCCGGGCCGGACGGCCCCATCCTCCTCCAGGATCACTACCTCATCCAGAAGATGGCGCAGTTCAATCGGGAACGGGTCCCCGAGCGGGTCGTCCACGCGAAGGGCGGTGGAGCGTTCGGGCATTTCGAAGTCACCGAGGACGTCAGCCAGTGGTGCAAGGCCGATTTCCTGAGGAAGGGCCGGCGGACCGACGTGCTCGTCCGATTCTCCACCGTGGCCGGCGAGAGCGGGTACGCCGACACGGTTCGGGACCCTCGTGGTTTTGCGATGAAGTTCTACACCGAGGAGGGCAACTACGACCTCGTCGGCAACAACACCCCGGTGTTCTTCATCCGCGATCCCCAGAAGTTCCAGGACTTCATCCATTCGCAGAAGCGCCGAGCCGACACGCACACGCGCGACAACGACATGCAGTGGGACTTCTGGACGCTTTCCCCGGAGTCCGCACACCAGGTCACCGTCCTCATGAGCGACCGCGGCATCCCCAGGACCTGGCGCAACATGAACGGTTACTCCAGCCACGCCTTCCTGTGGCAGAACGCCGGCGGCACGAAGTTCTGGGTCAAGTACCACTTCAAGACGGATCAGGGGATCGAATACTTCACGGACGCCGACGCCAAGGCGATGACGGCGGAGGACCCCGATCACCACCTTCGCGACCTCCATCAGGCGATCGCCCGGAACGATCATCCGTCGTGGACGCTCGAGATGCAGGTCATGCCGTTCGAGAACGCCGCGGACTACCGCTTCAACCCGTTCGATCTGACCAAGATCTGGCCGCATGCGGACTACCCGCCGATCACGATCGGAAGGTTCGTGCTCGATCGGAACCCGGAGAACTACTTCGCGGAGATCGAGCAGGCGGCATTCGAACCGGCGAACATGGTCCCCGGCATCGGTCCGTCACCCGACAAGATGCTGCTGGGCCGCCTCTTCTCGTACCCGGACACGCATCGCCACCGCATCGGGACGAACTACCTCGAGCTGCCGGTGAACCGACCGCACGCTCCCGTGCACAGTTACAACCGCGATGGGGCGATGCGCTACGACAACCCCGGCGATCCGGTCTACGCGCCGAATTCGGCCGGTGGACCGAAGGCGGACCCGCGATACGCCGAGCCCGGCTGGGGCGTGGCGGGGGAGGTCGTCCGCGCCGCCTACACCATGCACGCAGAAGACGATGACTTCGGCCAGCCGGGGACCCTGTACCGCAGGGTCCTGGATGACGCCGCACGAGAGCGACTCGTGACCAACATCTCGAACCACCTCAAGGGGGGCGTGAGTGGCGCCGTGCTGACCCGTGCCCTCGACTACTGGCGAAGCGTGGATCGGGATCTCGGCGACCGAGTCGCGCGCGGCGTCGGGGAGACGGTGCCGGCGGGCGCGGCCTGA